In Rhodamnia argentea isolate NSW1041297 chromosome 1, ASM2092103v1, whole genome shotgun sequence, the genomic window TCTGTCTCCTGTCTTTCCGTGTATGATAGGATGTCTTGGAATTTGTCTGTTGATCCTGTCTGCTTTGTGGTGAGCACGCTTGTTGATCGAGTCCTAaaccatatttttttattctgggGAGCTGACTAGAAGAGTTCCTTGTTTAAGCCTGCTCAGGAAAAGACCGATTAAACAGCGAAGAAACAGATCTCTTAGTTGAATGAGCTCGATGAAGAAACAGTTTGCTGAAACAAGTCAAAGCTCCGCCGTGGCAGAAAACATTACAGAGGATATTATCATCGACATACTGTCAAGGCTACCAGCCAAGTCCTTGATGCGATTCAAGTGCGTAAGCAAGCGATGGCTATCACTGATTTCTGACCAGTGCTTTGCAAAATTGCACCTACAAATGCTCAGCTTGGAGACCGTAGCCCCTAGccagaaaatcatcaaaagcaaCCCGCTTCAAATCATAGACTATGAAGCGCTTGACAACGATGAGGTCAATGATCATGTGGTGGTAGAGTCTCATGACTTGGGAAGGGACGAACCCTGGGGGCTCGCGGGGTCGTGCCACGGCTTGGTGAGTTTGGCTGTCTACAATGGATTTCTTGTGTATAACCCAACCACCAGGGAGTCCAGGAAGTTGCCAGCTTCTAATGTAGTTGCAACGTACGAGTGCTTCCATGGGTTCGGTTACATCTCCACAACTGATGACTACAAACTAGTACATGGAGCTTTCTTTGCAGCAGATGATGGCTCTGTGGAATGTGTATTGGAGATATTTTCGCTCCGATATGGTTCCTGGAGAAGGGTTCCAAGCAAAGATGTTCCCCTGTTGGATAGAGTTGGAATTTATCTGAACGGGGCTGTTCATTGGATCGTGGATCGTGGAAGCGGATATAGGACAGAGCGAGCGATCATTCCATTTGGTTTAGCGACGGAAACATTTGAAGAGGCAATTCCAATCCCCAAAGTCGAAGGTGTACTTTTTGAAGGTGTGGTGATTCACGAGGGATGCCTACTCATTTGTGATGTCACTTCTATAAGTTTCGAGGCTTGGGTCATGAACGAATACGGGAAAAAGGAATCTTGGACAAGATTGTTCAGCATCCCAATCGATGGTTTTCCAGACCATAATTTTTATGTAATCCCAATAGCCTACACTCGGAGCGGAAAAATTGTTTTCCAGATCGATGTGTCAGAGATGATTTTGTTCAATCCGAAGGATGGTACTTACAAGAATTACCCCATTGAAGAGCATCATAATGTTGAGTCCGCTATTTATATGGAAACTCTTGTTTCCCCCTATATTGGCCATGAGCAATGAAGTTACAAGCTTTATAACTTGAAAGATCAAAGTGGTAATGGGTGGGATTACGAAAACCACAGTGTTGACAGTCACTCGAAGGATAGTTGGCAAAAATATTGCAAGGTGTGCGTCACtgctcattttcttctttattactTGTTTCTTTATCCAACAGTAAATATAGTCTCTTTGTAGAGAGAATTGCTTCTTTTAGAGGAAAGCCCTTCCCTCGATATGATCGACTACCAATCATATAATGAAACGAACACGCCAAACGGAATCTCAATGAAGACCCTTTAGAAGCTCATGCGGCTTTAGACCATCAACAAGGTAAGAATCATCATGTTAAGGCAACTATTTGTGCAAGTCCAAACTTGCCAccaccaccttcttcttctagaCACAATCATTCAGGCcttcaagaagggaaaaaagggctAAAGCAAGTGATAAATGCGCTGATAGATTAGTTTATATTCTAGGCACTTTTGgctcttttcttgaaaaagctAGTGAGATGATTTAAATGATTGTTAGTTGCATAGGACATGCGAAAAGTTTGGACAATGATGATAAAATAAACAATGATGAGTTTCTTTAAACGTCTCTGAGAATTGTGGATAGAATAACATTATGTTGAAAACCTGTGAAGAATCTTAAGATCATTCAGCTCCCTTTTGGATTTGAACTAGATGATAGGAAGAAATTTACGAAAATGCTTCTCTTAGTGGTGGGAGATGAGAATGAGTTATCATTCTAATCTTGCTTAGAACGACTTTTGTCTATGTTTTGTCTCCTTGTAACTTCTATGATGGAATTTTAGTTAGGTTAATTGTGTCTATACAAATATTAGGTCTCTTGTGTAGTCCTTTTGTAGTTTTGTGGCATTGAATAACATTGAACACTGTTGTTTTGTGAAATCCAGAGATGTTTATAGGCAAGTTGTTCGAAGCAAATATATGCAAGCCTCTATATCATAGCCTAAAATGACGAGTCATTCTCATCTCTATCTCTTGGAGAACCATCTCCACAATTTCCATCCTGTCCAtccctttcaaattttagaaGCGAGATGAACATTCTCATGATCCCTCATAATTTTTCTGCATAGTTTCAACTTTAAAGAAActcatctttgatttttctcctaTCATTGTCCAAATCTTTAGCATGTTCAATGTGATTAGCAATTTCCATCCTCTCACTAGCTTttagaaaaaaaaccaaaagtgCCTACGATCTCAACTAATCCCTCAGCCCGtagctctttttcttcttgaaggCTCGGAATAATCTtgtgttgatgatgatgatggtggcgTAAGTTCTGACTTGCACCATTAGTTGTCTCTCATCATAAGTCTCACCTTGTTGATGGTTTAAAGTTGCATGATCCTTTGAAAGGTCTTTGAGGATTCCTAGGCACGGGCCATTTCTAATTATGATTGCTAGTTGAGCATATCGAGAGGAGAACTTCCTTCTCAAAGAAGATACATGCGGTTCTCTCTACaaagaaattatatttttcgTTCGAAAACAAAACACTCATACATAAATGATAAGAAGTTAGAAAAACTTTCAACATTTGTTCAAACTATCTTTCAAACTATCTTTTGAATGAGTATCAACGCTATGCTTTTTGTTATGCTGCCCAATACCACTTTCAACTTTCATGTCATTATTCATATTATACGTCCTCTCCAAGTTCTTCATCTTTGACTCAATGTGAGGACTATCCTTGAGGCGGCCAGGATGATCTAAACAAGCTTGGCTTC contains:
- the LOC125314583 gene encoding F-box/kelch-repeat protein At3g23880-like; the protein is MSSMKKQFAETSQSSAVAENITEDIIIDILSRLPAKSLMRFKCVSKRWLSLISDQCFAKLHLQMLSLETVAPSQKIIKSNPLQIIDYEALDNDEVNDHVVVESHDLGRDEPWGLAGSCHGLVSLAVYNGFLVYNPTTRESRKLPASNVVATYECFHGFGYISTTDDYKLVHGAFFAADDGSVECVLEIFSLRYGSWRRVPSKDVPLLDRVGIYLNGAVHWIVDRGSGYRTERAIIPFGLATETFEEAIPIPKVEGVLFEGVVIHEGCLLICDVTSISFEAWVMNEYGKKESWTRLFSIPIDGFPDHNFYVIPIAYTRSGKIVFQIDVSEMILFNPKDGTYKNYPIEEHHNVESAIYMETLVSPYIGHEQ